The Nostoc sp. NIES-3756 DNA window TTACTTCCCATTCCTCAATTTCAAGATTTCTGAGAAAACTTGTGTCAAAATGTAAAATTTCTGATATTGATATTATTTAATAGGTTCATGAAAAATACTTGATTCACTTGTGTGAATTGAGCAAAACTTCACCGAATGTGATAAGTTAAGAAGTATTAAGATACCACAAGCTAGGTTACTAGATGATGGTACGTGTAAGGGCATAACCATGAGAAATGCTGACTTAGATAGTTAGTTGTCTCTCAGGAACTCAGCAGTAAAAAAGCTACTGAGAATGTCAAAAAAAACGTTATTTCCTCGCAGTAGTAGCTCAGAGTCGGAAAAACCAACCAAAGCACTGCTTAACGACGTTGCAATTTTAGTAAAAGAGGATTTTAGTTAAATGACCATCGCAGTAGGACGCGCCCCCAGTAGAGGGTGGTTTGACGTACTAGACGACTGGTTAAAGCGCGATCGCTTCGTATTCGTAGGTTGGTCAGGAATATTATTATTCCCCTGCGCCTTCCTCGCACTAGGCGGTTGGCTAACCGGCACAACCTTCGTCACCTCCTGGTACACCCACGGATTAGCATCCTCCTACCTAGAAGGAGCAAACTTCCTAACAGTGGCAGTATCCAGCCCCGCAGACAGCATGGGACATTCCCTATTGCTGTTGTGGGGGCCAGAAGCCCAAGGCGACTTCACTCGTTGGTGTCAGCTAGGTGGCTTATGGACATTCGTAGCATTACACGGAGCCTTTGGTTTAATCGGCTTCATGCTACGTCAGTTTGAGATTGCACGTCTAGTAGGCATCAGACCCTACAACGCCCTAGCATTCTCAGCACCCATCGCGGTCTTCGTCAGTGTATTTTTGATGTACCCCTTGGGACAATCAAGCTGGTTCTTCGCACCCTCATTTGGTGTTGCTGCCATCTTCCGATTCTTACTATTCCTCCAAGGCTTCCACAACTGGACACTCAACCCCTTCCACATGATGGGCGTAGCGGGTGTACTTGGTGGAGCGCTACTCTGTGCCATCCACGGTGCAACAGTAGAAAACACCTTATTTGAAGACGGCGAAGGCGCAAACACCTTCCGCGCCTTCAATCCCACCCAATCAGAAGAAACCTACTCAATGGTGACAGCTAACCGATTCTGGTCACAGATATTCGGGATTGCTTTCTCCAACAAACGCTGGTTGCACTTCTTTATGTTGTTCGTACCTGTAACAGGGTTATGGATGAGTGCTGTAGGTATTGTCGGTTTGGCATTGAACCTACGGGCTTATGACTTCGTATCCCAAGAGTTACGTGCAGCCGAAGACCCAGAATTTGAAACCTTCTATACCAAGAACATTTTGCTGAACGAGGGTATCCGCGCTTGGATGGCTCCTCAAGACCAGCCTCACGAAAAATTTGTATTCCCCGAAGAGGTACTACCACGTGGTAACGCTCTCTAATACCTTAAGCGGCGGACGCGACCAAGAATCTTCCGGTTTTGCTTGGTGGTCTGGTAATGCTCGCTTAATTAACTTATCCGGTAAACTGCTGGGCGCTCACGTTGCTCACGCTGGCTTGATTGTATTCTGGGCTGGGGCTATGACCCTGTTTGAAGTGGCTCACTTCATTCCAGAAAAACCAATGTACGAGCAAGGTCTAATTCTCCTACCTCACCTCGCTACCCTTGGTTGGGGTGTAGGTGCTGGTGGTGAAGTTATCGACACCTTCCCCTACTTCGTAGTTGGCGTACTTCACTTAATCTCATCTGCTGTACTTGGCTTTGGTGGTATTTACCACGCTGTTCGCGGCCCAGAAACCTTAGAAGAATATTCTTCCTTCTTTGGTTATGACTGGAAAGACAAGAACAAGATGACCAACATCATCGGCTTCCACCTAATCATCCTGGGATGCGGTGCGTTGCTGTTGGTATTGAAAGCAATGTTCTTTGGTGGTGTCTATGACACCTGGGCCCCAGGTGGCGGTGATGTACGTGTAATCACTAATCCAACTTTGAACCCAGCAGTTATCTTCGGTTACTTGCTCAAAGCTCCCTTCGGTGGCGAAGGTTGGATTGTTAGCGTCAATAACATGGAAGATGTTATCGGCGGTCACATTTGGGTTGCTTTACTTTGTATCTCTGGCGGTATCTGGCACATCCTCACCAAGCCTTTCGGTTGGGCGCGTCGTGCGTTCATCTGGTCTGGTGAAGCTTACCTCTCCTACAGCTTAGGCGCTTTGTCCTTGATGGGCTTTATCGCTTCTTGTATGGTTTGGTACAACAACACCGTTTACCCTAGCGAATTTTTCGGCCCCACTGGCCCTGAAGCTTCTCAAGCTCAAGCTTTAACCTTCTTAATTCGTGACCAACGCTTAGGTGCTAACGTTGGTTCTGCTCAAGGCCCCACAGGTCTGGGTAAATACTTGATGCGCTCTCCTTCTGGTGAAATCATCTTCGGTGGTGAAACCATGCGCTTCTGGGACTTCCAAGGCCCTTGGTTAGAGCCTCTACGTGGCCCTAACGGTCTTGATCTAGATAAAATCAAGAACGATATTCAGCCTTGGCAAGCTCGTCGTGCTGCTGAATACATGACTCACGCTCCTCTGGGTTCTTTGAACTCTGTAGGTGGTGTGGCTACTGAAATTAACTCCTTCAACTACGTATCTCCTCGTGCGTGGTTGGCTACTTCTCACTTCGTATTAGGCTTCTTCTTCTTAATCGGACACTTGTGGCACGCTGGACGCGCTCGTGCTGCGGCTGGTGGTTTTGAGAAAGGTATCGACCGTGAGACTGAACCAGTATTGTTCATGAATGACCTTGACTAGGTTCCGAGTTTTCTTTCATCACTGACAATCAAACGCTTTTTAGGCTCTTGTGTAACAGCAAGAGCCTTTTTTTAATTCGACTTCTACATAAACTAAACCTGCGAAAGCAAGTTTAGTCGTTGCTTTATTTGGATTAATTTGATTTAGTTTCCATTTGCTCTAATAACCGAGCAATTTTTTTGGCTGTTTCTGGTTGGCGTTGTTTTTGTAATAATTCTTGAGCTTGTTGCAAGTTAGTTTTAGCTT harbors:
- the psbD gene encoding photosystem II D2 protein (photosystem q(a) protein) codes for the protein MTIAVGRAPSRGWFDVLDDWLKRDRFVFVGWSGILLFPCAFLALGGWLTGTTFVTSWYTHGLASSYLEGANFLTVAVSSPADSMGHSLLLLWGPEAQGDFTRWCQLGGLWTFVALHGAFGLIGFMLRQFEIARLVGIRPYNALAFSAPIAVFVSVFLMYPLGQSSWFFAPSFGVAAIFRFLLFLQGFHNWTLNPFHMMGVAGVLGGALLCAIHGATVENTLFEDGEGANTFRAFNPTQSEETYSMVTANRFWSQIFGIAFSNKRWLHFFMLFVPVTGLWMSAVGIVGLALNLRAYDFVSQELRAAEDPEFETFYTKNILLNEGIRAWMAPQDQPHEKFVFPEEVLPRGNAL
- the psbC gene encoding photosystem II reaction center protein CP43, producing the protein MVTLSNTLSGGRDQESSGFAWWSGNARLINLSGKLLGAHVAHAGLIVFWAGAMTLFEVAHFIPEKPMYEQGLILLPHLATLGWGVGAGGEVIDTFPYFVVGVLHLISSAVLGFGGIYHAVRGPETLEEYSSFFGYDWKDKNKMTNIIGFHLIILGCGALLLVLKAMFFGGVYDTWAPGGGDVRVITNPTLNPAVIFGYLLKAPFGGEGWIVSVNNMEDVIGGHIWVALLCISGGIWHILTKPFGWARRAFIWSGEAYLSYSLGALSLMGFIASCMVWYNNTVYPSEFFGPTGPEASQAQALTFLIRDQRLGANVGSAQGPTGLGKYLMRSPSGEIIFGGETMRFWDFQGPWLEPLRGPNGLDLDKIKNDIQPWQARRAAEYMTHAPLGSLNSVGGVATEINSFNYVSPRAWLATSHFVLGFFFLIGHLWHAGRARAAAGGFEKGIDRETEPVLFMNDLD